CAAGAAAAGTTACTTACATTAGTGTACTTTCAAGATACAGGAAATATAATATATTATCAGGATGCGAATAATTTAATTAATAATGCAACAATTGAGACAATCAATGCAAATTTAAAGGGGTATAACGAACATGATGATATCAATGGCGGTTTATATTATGCTTATAGTGCAGTGACAGATAAAATTGCCAAAGACAATAAATTAAATACAAATCTAATACATGCAGAAACAAAGCCTAAATATAAAGTTAGTTCCTTAAAGTCTATGCCAGTTATTTTTGCAACAATGATAGTTACATTAATTGCATACTGTATTATTGAGAATAAGATTGCAAAAAATAATAAATAGGTAGAATAAATTACTCTACCTATTTATTTTATTATCTTTAGAATATTTTTAGTTTCAGCAAAAGTCATTGTTCCATTATTATATTTATATATATGTTCTGATACCTTATGTGGATCAGTATCAACATCAATTAATGATTTAAGAATGTCAATGTATTCAGGATAGTCCTTGGCTACTATTAAAGAAGTGGAACTAGAAAAAGCAACTAAAAATTTTTTTCCAAGTTTCTTAATTATTTGATTTCTCACTTCTTCTAAAAGAAAGAAAGAAGAACTATAATCTGTTAAATAATTAAATGAATATATCTCCAAATCTTCATCTAATTTTACTATAATATTTCTAATTTTATTCAAGTTTTCAAATGCTCTCTTTTTTAAATATGTAAAATCATCTATGTCATCTACGGATAAGAACCTAAATGTTTCATCCATGTCTTGAACATAAAGTATATCTAAGTCTAGTAGATAGTTTTCTCTTAGAAAATTATATTCTTCATCTTTTCCAAAGTTTTCAGACTTTATAATAGGATATACTTTATTGTAATTAAGATTAAATTTATATTGATTTAAATAGTTTCCAATATTCTTTAGAAAAATATCTAAAATGATATTATAATTTTCACAAAGTTTATATTCTTCATATGCATCTTCAATTGATATGGATATCTCAATATTATTGCAATAAATAAGAATGATATTTTTATTTAACTGTGCATATTGGTAAGTTTTCTTGATATCATTGTACATTTTCAGCCTAAAACTATCGAAAGAATATTCTAACATAAAATCCCACATGATAGACCTCCTATCTATACTTAATTGATAGATTAAAGTATATCATAATTCTAAAATAATATACAAGAGTTTTAGAGAAAACTGTAATTTATGTGTTATGCTAAAAACACATTGCTATAAATTATTTGAATAAATGATTAAAATAAATATGAACATTTTCAGAAGGAGGAATTAATATGCAAAAACAGGTCCCAGATTATATTACCGAAATAATAAAGGTTGTTGATTCCAATAATGTATACCCTTTAAAAGACTTATTTATGAAACTTAGAAAAGATTATCCTGAAATAGATAGCATGAGAAGTTTAAAACAGGATATAGAGGAACATATTGTAGATTTTAGTGTGAATCAAAACAATTTAATAATTAACAAAGGCAGTTTAGCCAACAATTTACTTGGCATAATTGGAAAATAAATATTTATAAAAAATACTTGAAATATATTAGTATATATTTAGATAATGCCTTCAATATATTATATAGGAGGTTTTTTATTTATGAAAGATTTAATGGTAAATTTTGAAGATCACAAAATTTGTGTTATTTTAGGTGATTGTGTTGCAGATATAGAGGTAAATGGAAAAAAAATTAAAACCACATATAATAAAGATATTGAGTACATAGAATTATCAAAGAAATTAAATAAACTTGTAAAAAGCGAGAGTGAAAAAACAACAAATCTTCAAAATCTTTTTGCGTTTGGCGATAGTTTTAGAATGAGTGTTGTAGATATTTTAAAAGGCAGGGCTTAACCACCCTGCTTTTTTATTATTGTTTTATAGTAATTGATTCAAAAACTTTTCTAGCAAAATCCTTATCATTATTTTTATCTGTATAATCTAATCTAACATAGACTTTTTCACCATTTTGAAGGGTAAATTCTTTAGTTAAGGAATTTAGATAGTAAAAATGGGAGTTGTTTATGTTATGAATAATAAATGTCTCTATATCTTTTTCTGAATCTAAAAATTTAACAACCTCTGTAGCATTGGCCATCGACCATTTTGATTTGACAATTGGTATCGGTTTGATAGTAGATACATAAATATATAAGGCATCATTTTTATTTCCAAAAAGGTTATAATACATAGCCTCTACGATAGGGGAAGGTCTCTCTTTAATTTCAAAATTATTTGGAACCTTTAAATTTATATCTTTATATAGATGTATTGATTTTAAATCAGAATACTTTTGCTTAACACCAGTAGAGTTAATCTTGGGATTAATAGGTTTTAATAATCTAATAGAGTTTATGATGGAATTAATCTTACTAGATTGATTTCCTGTCATTTGCACCACAAGAGTTCCATTTCTGTTTTTAAAACTAATTACATATGAATAAGATGTTTTATCTCCATCATCAGTAGAAATTGTTGCTTTGGATTTATGAAGTGTCTTTAATGGACTGTTCTTAGATACTTTTACAGGTTTATAATCATATTTAATTTCCTTAATATTAGTACTCTTAAAAGCACTCCTATAATGCTGCATATAATCTGATGCAGGAAAAGGAAAGGTCTTAATATTAATATTAGTTTTGTCTTTATTTGAAAGTGCATAGATTGATAAAGATGGAACCTTTTTCCCGTTATAGTCAAAAGTTTTTTGATTATTATATATAACTAAAAAATCTTTAGGCATTTTTAAGGAAATACCCATATCAATTATTTTAATATTCTTATTTCTATAGGAACATCCTGACAATATAATAGCGGTCATTATAACCCATAAAAATATTGCTATCATTTTTTTCATACAATCGCCTCCTTAATTAAACGAAAACAGTATATCTAAATAGTAAATACAAAACAAATTTTTATTTAATCTAAATTCTTGATTTCTCCTTAGAGATTGATTAAATTGTGTTACACCTAAAAATTAAGGGGGGAATCTCTATGATAAAAAATTTTGTATTAGACACAAATGTAATTGTTCATGATCCAAACTTTTTAAATAACTTTCAAGAGAATAATATAATTATTCCTTTGATATGCATTGAAGAACTTGATAACTTGAAGAAAAGAGAAGGTTTAGTTGGCTATCAAGCAAGAAAAGCATTAAGGATAATAGGAAAGTTAAGAGATGAAAAGGTGTATCTAAATGAAGGGATTTTACTTCCTACAGGCGGTAAACTTAGGATTGAAACAAACCATATGGACCTGAGTGGATTGCCTGATGCAATGGATGTGAATAAAAATGATAACAAGATCCTTGCGGTAACAAAAAACTTAGCAAAAATATCTAAAGATCAAACAATTCTTGTAACAAAAGATTTATCCATGGCAATTAAAGCAGATAGTCTTAATATTAAAGTTGAGGATTATCAATCTGACAAGGTAGATGTAGAGACTTTGTATAAAGGATATTCTGAAGTATACTTAACTTCTGAACAAATGGGGCAAATATTTAATGGAGGATTAGAATTGCCAGATGAAATCGCTGAGGGCGTATATCCAAATCATTTTTTCCATATTAAAAATATTGAAAATCCAAGCCATGAGATGTTAGCAAAATTTAATGGAGATTTAATTATTCCATTAAAATATATAAATGATACTGCATGGGGGCTTAAACCTATTAACAGAGAACAAAAGATGGCATTTGAACTTCTAATGGATCCAGATATTCATCTAGTAACAATCTCTGGTGGGGCGGGTAGTGGAAAAACTATTTTAGCAACAAGTGTTGCCCTACAGAAAGTAATTGAAATGGGTGTATATCGTAAAATTATTTTTGTAAGACCTGTAGTTGCAGCAGGTAATGATATTGGGTTTTTACC
This Alkaliphilus sp. B6464 DNA region includes the following protein-coding sequences:
- a CDS encoding PhoH family protein, with amino-acid sequence MIKNFVLDTNVIVHDPNFLNNFQENNIIIPLICIEELDNLKKREGLVGYQARKALRIIGKLRDEKVYLNEGILLPTGGKLRIETNHMDLSGLPDAMDVNKNDNKILAVTKNLAKISKDQTILVTKDLSMAIKADSLNIKVEDYQSDKVDVETLYKGYSEVYLTSEQMGQIFNGGLELPDEIAEGVYPNHFFHIKNIENPSHEMLAKFNGDLIIPLKYINDTAWGLKPINREQKMAFELLMDPDIHLVTISGGAGSGKTILATSVALQKVIEMGVYRKIIFVRPVVAAGNDIGFLPGTEEEKLKPWMGAFYDAIDNLFDSKNKNNKKHETVDSFIDMYREKGIIETKTFNYMRGRTLSNALVIVDESQQTTPHLAKLMLTRAGHDAKFVFTGDPSDNQIDNILVDSKSNGLVYTIDKMKPFDITGHISLKQVERSPLAELAERYM